One window of the Runella slithyformis DSM 19594 genome contains the following:
- a CDS encoding DUF6934 family protein → MDEPYYPYERPITEIRYDFRSISQEKEVRKRVIFTALDSPNIYNLALVDVLENGSMSDITETRNKDMRIVLATVIRIIDDFLHQYPAAIVLFRGSDERRQRLYRLIINRELSEIQKKFIVLGGFDDLQPESFQADQQYDYFLILNAV, encoded by the coding sequence ATGGATGAACCCTATTATCCTTATGAACGACCTATTACCGAAATACGCTACGATTTTAGGAGCATAAGTCAAGAGAAAGAAGTAAGGAAACGAGTAATTTTTACTGCCTTGGATAGCCCTAATATCTACAACTTGGCTTTAGTAGATGTTTTGGAAAATGGAAGTATGTCGGATATCACCGAAACTCGGAATAAAGACATGAGAATCGTTTTGGCGACTGTTATAAGGATTATAGATGATTTCCTGCATCAATATCCTGCTGCGATCGTACTTTTTCGTGGCAGCGATGAACGCAGGCAACGTTTATATCGTTTGATAATCAACCGGGAACTATCCGAAATTCAAAAGAAATTTATAGTTTTAGGTGGATTTGATGACTTGCAACCTGAATCTTTTCAGGCTGACCAACAATATGATTATTTTTTGATTTTAAACGCTGTTTAA